The genomic segment AGATTCATATTCTAGATTTATCACTACCTCTTCAGGCTTCAGAAGTTTCCAACCATCTTCTACCATCACAAAAGCAACTCCCCTCAGTTGAAAACGAAACTCCCTTTTTTCCGCACTGAGAAATTCATATATGCTCCTTAAGACCTTTGCTCTAGTTTTTACCATTTCTTCATCCAAAGTTGTTATGCTGCATATGTTTCTGCAGTTATTAATGACCTTATCGAGAGGGGGGTCCAAGTTAACACTAAGCATACTTAAAACTTGCTCAAGCTGTTCTTGTGGACCAAGGTCACTATCTTCTTGTTCTTTGATAGCCAAGGGTGTGGCTTTCTCCGGAAGAATAGGGCAGGATGTCCATAACAGCTGCAGCACATCACACTGCTTGAATTTTGGATTTACTTGTGCTCCATTGAATTTTATAAGAGGAAGTGTTCCATTTACCTCTTGATATTGAGGATGAAATCTAATGAATTCAGCAGGAGCCCTCTCAGGACATAAGAATGGTATTAAAgacagttctttgagaaaatttccAGATAACAAATCCATTCGTTCTTGGAATATATGATGGAGAAGGATATCAACTGTATTTTGCAATGTTTCTTTAGACCAGTTTTCTGTATTAGCTCTCACACTGATTTCCTTGGCAAACTGCAACAACTGCTGCTGAGAAAGTATGTATTTCAGCCCAATGTTTCTTAAGAATTCCACCCAGGATGTCATAAATGCAACTGGATTTTTGGGCTTTATAAGTTgttccaattttttaaagaagtccTTGGGAATGAACAATTTCTCTGGAAGCATAACTTCAAAAACTCTCACAGTTCTATCATAGAAATGTTTTGCTTGCTTGAGTCGGCTGTTAGCATCATGGATTATCAATAAACTTTCCAGTTTTTCAAAAAGTTGTTCCTTGATCTCCGATAATTCCTCAATACTTGACAATCTATTCTTAAGATAGATCAAGTGCTCTAATTTTGCATCATAAGAGAGATTTTCAATTTTTGGTAAGAGGTGTTTCAAATATACCTCAAGATCATCTACAGGTACACAACCAAGCACCTCGTATAGTTCTTTTAAGTGTATCTTTTCTTCAAGAAATGCAGATGATGATGATTGTGTCCATTTTTCCACTTCCGCTGAAGGAATACTTTTTGTAAGTACATAGCTTGTTCCAAATTTTGCAATGTTCATATAGCGACCACTGATGGATTTGTAGCATGGAAGTGACTTTAAAACTTTTATGTCATCTTGGGACATCAAGTCACTCAAATTACAgttgaaatacatcaaaagtgCTTCAAAGTCATTTTCTACTAATTTTTCACTTCTAAATGTTGAACTTTGGACCATGTAATGTACAGCCTTCAAAATGCTGGTGGGGCTCTCTATGTTTGCTGTGTGACATGACAACAGAGGAACAAATGCACTGTCTTTGGAGCAGATTTTGTTCAAAGCAAGCTGAATACAACCAGCCTTCATGAGAGCATGAAAAACTTTATCACTCTGGGCATTTGGAAAAACTGCAATGTGCATGAGGCTTAGAGGCAGAAGCACATCACCCTCGGGAACCACCAGGTGACTGGCTGACACGGTAAACTTTGTTCCCGGAAGCAACGCCCAGTCTTTTAGGGTATCAACAACGACGTCAAACattggttttgtttcttcttgATCTTCTTTCACAGTTACAGATTCACTGATAAAATGCCATGCGTTCTTCAGCCAAGACTCACTTGCAAAATTGTCTTTCCACTTTGTACAATTTTTGGTCTTATATTCACGAGGCAATACAGAGGGTAACAAATCAGCAAAGCTTGAAATGTCAAACACTTTTGCAACTTTACAATTCAATAAAATAGTACTGTATTTCAAATACAATGTGTTCATGAACAAGTCTTTGCGGGATGGAATCAATTCATGGTACGTTGTTAGAAACTTGGGTCGTTTTGCATCAAAAGTTTGTAAAACACTGTCCAGTGTAATGAGAAGGGGCAGTCCCTCCACTTCAATCCCATTTTCTTCTGCATCCTTAAAACAATAATCAACTAGAAGTTTTAAACTGTGAAAAAGTTTTAGGTTAGTCTGCTGGAGACGACAAGGCAGCTTCCCAATATGGCAGTTAGTATCAGGAGAGGAAAATGTCATTAAAAAAGACCTAACATCAGCAGGAGTTACATAACTAACAGGAATATCAGCATCTATAAGACAGTGGTACAGATTAGCAGTCTCATCACAGTTGTAAACCAAGTTGAAGCCAATTTCTAAAAGTAGGTGTTTCAGCCTATAGACATTCTCTGCTACTGTTTTGCGTGTTGTGATAttataatctgcatttttaaggTGTTGTAATTCATCCTGCAGTAAATTGTCAAAAAACGGTCTCGTTTTATTTGAAGTAGACATATTAATCCAAGTTATTATAACTGCAGAGTGCAAATCGGAGCCATCAATATTTGGAGCTCGTACAACAGGTAAGAGACGTTTCATGTCCTCATGAATGCAGCTATAAAGTGCTTTCACTAGACAATATAAATCTGGTTGTAGATCAAGCCTGTTAACTgggaaaaatgataaaaacttCTTTAAAGTGTCCTTTACAACATGAATCGGCGTGTTCTGTAAAACTGATAATGTTGGGTCAGAACCAGGGAAATAGcgcttttttaactggattaatAATTCAACATATGCAGGAGCTATTAGAGCTGTCATTAAACTGTTATTCCAGTCACTTCGAACACCGACTCCATTATCATCACGCCACAGATTCCTTCGGGCTGAATCTAGAGCAAAGTGGCCATTCACATGAAATGGCAATCCCGTCTCTAAAGAGAGGGGCAAAAAGCAGAAGGCCCTGTGGGGTTTTTTATAGTTGTGAGTGATGCAAGCAGCTACTCCTCCCCGTGGGAAGAGAGTAATATCCTGGTTCTTGTGAGCTGATATAACGCTCTTAGATACTTTCTCCATACTTGAAAAACCTGATCTATTACAAACTAGCCATGTAGTAAGGTTCCCTTCAGAGTCCTCAGTATCCATAGTATAGGTAATCTGCTGAACTGGTATGTCCTTGAGCTGCCTCTTTTTAGTAACACTATCAATCACGGATGCATGGAACTGTTTCCTTTTCAATCTGTCTCCATCAGTGATTTTGCCCTTTACAGAATACAGCACATTTAGAGCTCCAGTAGCTTTATCTATTTCACAAATAGAAATTTTTTCCATGTGATTAAGAAACATTAAAAGTTCTGCCCCATCAGACCGCAATTTGTCCAAAAGATTCTGGACCATTCTGTCTGATGATGGAACTGAAGAAATTTCTGAACCTTTTGCCATTTCTGCATTACGAAGAGGAAATCTAAACATTGTGCAATTATCCAGTTTAAAGTGGGTTCCCAAATAAAGATCCAGAACATCTGAGAATTGTGTCCTAAAATCGGCATCTAAATCTCTGAACATGCGTCCAGGACTAACAGATGTGGCTCCTGGGGCAAATCTGGCATGAGGATCAAAAATACACAGGATGTCattgccagaaataaaagaagGGCAGTCTGTAATATGGTACACAGAATTGAATCCTATTCCATACTGTCCAGTTTTATAAGGATTTCCTTCCTTGGTGCCTTTTCCAAGATTCTGAATTCCTCTGACATCATCTTCTGTAAAAGGTTGGTTGTTATATACACAAAGCGCTGGTCCCTGCAGTGGGGCCCATTTATCGTCAAATATTCTATCAACTGGATGCTGTCTAGGATCAAACACAAAACAGATTTCTGTGGCTTTTGCATCATCAGCATTTTGGAGAAGTTCCTTCAGCATCTCCTTTTCTGAAGGATAGGCATTAAGGATACTCTTAATTCTGCTggtcagtttttctttctgtccAAATTCAGTGCCAAGTGTTGGAAAGCAGATGTTGGACGCATATCTTTCTAAGGCTTTATGTCGCTTTGGTACTGCTCCGAGTTTTACGGCTACTTCCCTGGGTATGTCAGCATGACAATATTTTACAGTGGTATCCTTTACTTTTATCCAGGGACAATCATTGTAGCATAAAGATTTAGCAGGGAGAAGCTTAAGATTAGTGTCTGGTAGTAGTATTTTGCCATAATTTTTCTCACAAaattcttgtttcttttctctgatgAGACTCCATATTCCTTCACTAATTATTCTCCGGCAAAGCTGAAAATTCTCTTCTGTTACttgctttgttcctttttcttgatCGATAGATTCCAAAACAAGGGCAAAATCTTCAACAGTAAATGACTGCCTCACACCCACACTTTCAAAAAGTTCAcggaaattatttttatatttattaggcAACTGATAAAGGTATGGTGCTGCttcaaaattcaaatgaaaagcaACTTTTTCTGTGTCAACATATGCATTCTCAACTAGAATGAAGCTAAAGGGCTTTAACTTTTCAGTGATTGATATCTTAGTGATTTCATTTTGCATCATTGCTTCATGCAGGTATTTGTAGCAAGCATTGGTGATATTCTCCTGGTACAACGTAATGCCATCATCAACTGATTTTGCAACTTCTTTCAATTGGCTTATAACCAAATCAACTGTTGGCTTCCTTAGTAATCCCAAAAACTCTTTCACAGCCAGTGGCACTGAACCACAACCTCTGAAAGAATGTGAGTTTTCGTTTAGAATTGGCTGCAAAAGACAAACTATATCTTGATGCTCAGCTGTATAAAGGTCAGTTGCTGCAAACATGGTTTCAGGCTTAAAACCGTTACCTTTCCAGTCCAAAGAAAAACCTGCTGGTTTTGTTAGAAATGGAAGGAAGGGGATTGTTTGATATTTTGCAGCAAAATCCTTTGCTCTAGGAtctcttatttttagtttttcatcaATAAGACTTAATAGGATACTACTTCTTAGACAAGCAGCCACATGATCACTTTTATTAATTTCCATTACTGACTCTGCACGTTCTAGCATGTCATCCCATAAGATGTCATCTTTTGCCATACCTAACTGAACTAGTTTAATCAAAATAATAGGATTTAGATAGTCCTGAGAAGAACCATAAGGAAACCGTCCATCTTTAGTATCAAATAACTTTGCAACTCGTCCTTCAGGGTGGATTAATCTTGATGGTAAAACCAAAGGATGCCCCTCCAAAGAGCAGGGAATACATGGAGTAACACGAAGAATTCCTGAGAATTCATCAACTTTTTCATTTAGAACAAAATTCATTAAAGGATCTCTGAGTTCTGGTTCAATTTCCTGAATATTTGGAAAAAACACTTCTGAAAAAAACTGCTTctctgaaaatgtattttcaagcAGGATTTGTTTGCAGCCAGCTTCTTCAAATCCTAATTTTACTGAAGAAGGAAGTTCAACAGCGCAAAGATTTTTTGACCCAGTCTTCTTGaggtatttcaaaaatattttgaaggctGCTGGACCAACATCTCTTCTTTTAAGTATAGAGTCATCTAGAAATCTCACATTCCTCATGGAAACCCACATAGATCCATCAGAGAAGACTCTGGTCAATTCTCTCCCTTTTTCATGAGCTATATCTTCATAAAATCCTTGACAAATTACAGAAAAATCATCATGAACTAAATCAGGATCAGGCCACACTGCATAGTAAGTATAATCCACTAGCTCCCCACTGATGGCCAGGTCACGCAGGACACTGACTGCCTCCAGGTAAGCCTTCACAATTACGCGTCTCATGAACGTGGTATTCCATCGCCCTTTCGTATCTGTCTTCcagatttcttttctgtttgaagTAACAGCAAAGCACCCATTGATGTGAACTGGTAACCCTGTTTTTATTCGTAAAGGTAAATAGCAAAATACCTCTCCAACGTGTGGCTTCACTGCCCACGTCTGGTCCTGGACTTCAGACAGTAGAACTCCTACTGCCCCGCAAGGAACCAGTCCAAGCCTTCGTCCACTTTCACTCAGGGAAAACTTTAGAGCCTCTCCTGTATCCATGCAGGTACACAGAAGCCACGTGGTACACTCTACTGTTTTTTGTGGCAACTCATCCGATGGCTTTTTTGATTGGCCAGACTTAGCCATTTCAAAGAAAGCAGCTGGGTCGTCATCTGGACCTCTAAAAAGTGGTGACTGTAGGTCAGCAATCCTCCTGAATACATGGTGAAATTCTTCAACTGTGATCTGAAGAATGCAAGATGACTTTGGCACATCAGCAGGAACCTTTTTATTACTGCTACTGCAAGTCTTCATGAGCTCAGCAGCTTCTTTTAAAACACTTAAGACAGGTACATGCAATGCTTTGGAagagcagggtttttttttaattactattgTATCTTGTGCTAAGCTGGGATTGGTTTCCTCAATTTTCAAGTACTTCAAATACATTGAGTTTACACTCTGAGTGAAAATGATAAGCCTGTGTCCACAAAGACTAAATTCATCCACAAGAGAATATATATCTGCTGTATTATAGCAGGTACTGCTAACTTCACTCACTTTTGCTTCCTGTTGAGTTCTGAAGGACAGTCGGAAAAGAGTTCCATTGTAGCTGTAAGGTGCTTCTATGGTCAAAGGTAAATGACAGCCAAATACATCTATAAATGGTTTGAACTGATTAGGAAATTTCCTAAGTCTTTTCTGCTGTTTACTCCAATTAATTTTGATCCCAGGATTAGATCTGTCTTTAATGTGTTTACTGATATGGTTTATGTTTGGATCAAACATTATCATGAATTCTCGACTCATAATAATGGGAATGTCCGTGATATGGTACACAGAATTAAATCCAAGACCAAATTTCCCAACTTTATCAACTTCTCCCCTTTTTAAAGATTCTCCTAATCTGGTTATGTTCACAAAATCTGAATCTGAAAATTCAGAATTATTGAATGACCACAGTGCAGGTCCATGACAAGCTGCCATTCCTGGGTCTAGGAGATTCTCTCTGATGTCCATATTTCTTCTCATATCAATCATGAAACTGCATTCTGTTGCATTTGCATCATCAGCATTTTGAAGTAGCTCTTTAAAAATATCTGCCACTGAAGGGTATTCttccagaatatttttaattcttacaGTAAGTGGCTCTCTCTGCCCAGACTGCTCAAACCCCATGTTTTCAGGATTGATCAATCTTGTACTAAGGCATGGAACTTTCAGCCATTCTGCAGTTTTCATGGGTATGTCTTCATGCACCAAAATGATTGGTTCCACTGAATCTTCCAGTAAGTCATTAAGGTCATCAACTTTGATGTCACAATAACAGCATTCATGAATTGGCTTCATTATAAGCTTAGAAGGATTTCTGCTATGATGTATAGGAACTGGAGTGTTGGGGCTTGCTGGAATCTGATTGCTATATAGCCATCTGATAATATTCAACATAAGATGAagattttgtttgctttcttgttCACTGAGATCTTGGTCACTTTTGAGATATATTTTCTGAATGACCATGGAAATATGATCTGATGTCAACTCCTCTATTGAACCACAAGCCTTAAATAGTTGGTGGAATTTTGCCATGGTTTTAGGCACGCTATGCAAATAAGGCTGAAGGTCAAGATCATGGAATGGTTTTATCACAGCTTGAGTGAGGGGACAAAATTTTTTACCAGTCCAAACCCAAGGAAATTTTAAGGCTCTGAAAGCATCTTTCCCTTCATCTAAATGATCATGCATGAATCCATAAATTTCAAGCAGAATATGTTGGAATTGATAATAGTCTTCATCGCTAAAGGTTTTTGAAGTATACCAGTCAACAACAATTTTAAAGTGTTTTAGCACAGCACTGATACTAGGTTTTGTGAAGATACCTAAAGCTTTTTCCAAGTGTATATGGGTACTTTCAACAAGAGGAAGTGAAGAGCCAACCAGAATTGCATGGGCTACATCACACATATCTGGTGGtacacaaagattacagagaTTTCCTTTCCAGACCAAAGAGCCTGGATAATTTGGAGGCCTTTCCTTACAAGCTGGaacccattttattttcttcaatgtCATCTTTCCTTCAGATGACTGCAACAGTGCATGATTCTTATTTAAAACCAGTAAGAGAGTTTTGGCTTTCTTTAGAAGAATATCCTGTGGACAAGAACAAGCCTGTAAGGCTTCAATTTTTTTTGCCACTTGCACAATATCTTTCTCTTTGAGActgcattcattttttaaaccaaTCTGTCTCAAAGAGTGAAGAATATCTGGTGAGGTAAAAACTGAAGGTGGGAAACAAGTTTCTTCTTCATTAAAGAAGAGATCCTTTAGTACTTCTACATCAGGATCAAAGAGTTCACTGGCTGATACCATGTGTTCCTGTGAAATCTGAATGAATTTTAATGGCATTAACCAGTCAAGCACATTTGGATTCTCATTTTTAAGAGAGGATAGATTCTCAAGGATCCATAACATAAGGTGTGTTATCTCTTCATGTGAGTAAAATGCATTTTCAATATCTCTTAAAATAAGCTTTAAGCAACTAGTGGTCTTTAACTTCTCTATTTTCAACAGGTTTGCCAAGCGAATAGTAGCTTCATCGCTGCTGTCTATCACGGAGACAGAAAGCCGCAGGTCCGCGGGAAGGGCGGCAGTATGGTGCAAGACCTTACAGCCCTTCAGTTTTGTATAAGAGGAAACCCCCTGATCAGAGAGATGGTTAATTCGCTTGAATATTGTCAATTCCTGAattattcttttctccttttcactgCTCTCAGTTAAACTAGCTAAGAACTTCCTCAGAGCATCTTTGTGTGTTGGAAGTAGCGAAGCTATTTGATTACACAATTTCTGCAATGGCATTTTCTCCATTATCTGCAAAACAGCACTTGGCAATGGCGagtgaatgtattttttaataagtgGATGTTGTATAGAGGCATCTAATTTTTTAAGGACAATCCCTCCAAGTTTTTGTACAATGTCTGCTAAAAATTCTGGAAGCTGGACTTCAGATTCATCATCTAAAATGACTAATGATGGAACCCTGAGTCTAATGAGTTCCACACATGTCTGACCTTCTTCTAGTGTAGTTCTGGGGATAAGTGGCATCTCATCAAATAAAGTCAGATCTTCTGAAAAATGTATATAGAGATTCTTCCAAACCATTTTAAGCCATGAAACAGATGGGTGATTTTTGTCTTCGTCAAATGGATACCATTGAACGATCAACTCTCTGCCAGGCCAGAATGTATTCATTACTTCTTTGATAAGACGTGCAAATCGTTCTGGATTTAGAAGCTGCAGTTGAGTACATGGCCTTCCTGTAAATCATATACAGAAATGTTACAAATACATAGAATTTTATTGTAACCTTTTAGCTTTCTATTCTTGTACATTAGTACTAGAAAGTCATTTTAGAGTTCTAAGTATACTGTAAAATTGCAAAAATTCAACACAATtgagttaaataatttttaaataatgagacAGAATCTACACATACATCCATATTTATAATAACCCACAGGAAAAAATAATTCTCTCTGGAgtgcttattttaaataaatatataaaatacatttacatGTGTTTCAAAAATTATCCTATAGTGTTCTACAGATGGAATCAATATGGAAAGTAATTCTTAGTGGTTGTTTGTCCACAAATGAAAGCACCAAAGAAAATGTGGATAAAGTTTAAATAAGTATCCTTTTATTTAAGGGTAATTTATACGCAAACCTAGtaggaattttcttttcttcatgttcCAGGAGCCATGTGGCCACATGGGCTAAACAAAGGGGCACGAAGCCTGAGCCTCCGTCTGGACAACCAGCTTCCAAAGCTGAGGCAAGACCTGCGGAGTTTCCTTTCTCCACTAAGTACACGTGTAAGTTAGGTGCCACTTAATCTTCCTGGGACTTGAATTCTCTCATCTGGAAAAAGGATGGGGATAAGGCTCTAGGTCTCCAGACTGTTCTGCATACATGCCCAAGGATGGAGCAAACTCACACCTTCCCAAAGCAGATCTTACATAGCTACTAATGACCTACTAATGTGTGTTCTTCAGAGCCCTGGTACTGTGCAGAAATGCTTCAGGAAcaagacacagaagccagagaggCACACagtgagggcaggggctggatgtttaataaatgagaaaactaagaaaattttatCTGGGGAAAAAGGTTTTTGCTGATTTTTAACCATTGGTttggaaaataacattttatttctaagtGCATTTTGTACCTCAGAGCATTTATGATACCAGTAGGAACAAAATTTTAAGATAACATTATATACCTTATAAGTATGTATTTGCccatagagagaaataaaaagcatctcaaTCTTATAGAAAACATTCCATTTTCTCCCTATATATGTACAATTTTTATACCCTTAGACTATTTCTTTAAAAGGCGTAAAAGAGCTCACACTCAAGCCCTTAAAACTTTtgtaaatcattattttttaaccaaGGAAGGACACCCTTATTTCACCAACTTACACATCAAGAAAAGACCTCTACCTTCTACCAAGAAAAGTATCTTTCATGAggagacattttaaaattagtgCCATACAAGTTTAAGCAAGGGCACACTTTTACAACTTTTAGAAGATGTCAATACCCAAGTTctgaatattttcagttttacgTTGTATGATATAGGGTAATTCAAACAATAATATTTAAGAAATCGTAAAATCTTGTCAGTGGTCTAACTAACTAGCATAGCCTCTTTGGTCTATAAAGcccattaaaatataattttataattaattttaacaatGTCCTATTGAATTgaattaacataataaaatacCAAATCATAAATAAGACAAGGATATAATACCAATGATACAATACAGTTAGCAGTTAAAATTCAGAACACTCAGAAACAAAAGATTAAACACACTATATTCTATGTTAATAACTGCAAATGACatgcactttgtaaacaatcACACCTAATACCCTTGTATGAAACTTCATGATTTATAGAATACATACCTACCTTCAGGAAAATTATCTACTACATAAAATGCCAAACACAGCCCCCACCACATATAACATGCAACTAACACACCAGTCATgctcaactgaaaaaaaaaaaaaaaaacagaaaataaaggagagagaAACTGTAGTAAGACACAATTCTGAGTACATAAACTGGTTTAATTCAAAGTCCTGGTTTCCttctattttgtatttaattAAGCCCTTTAGCTTTTCACCCTAAAAGTATAAATGTTAACATAGAAAATAAGTCTTCACGTCCCAGGTTAGAAAGCCACTGAAATTGTAAAGCACCTCTAACAGTATCAGCAAAAcaatttttattgcattttaataAATGACTTATGTTTTGTGGCCTAGCCTTTAAAATTATCAGCACTGTTAAAAGAGGGTAACTGTATAGTGTCAAATGTTCCTAGACATAGAAAGGTTTTAT from the Manis pentadactyla isolate mManPen7 chromosome 2, mManPen7.hap1, whole genome shotgun sequence genome contains:
- the SACS gene encoding sacsin isoform X4, which codes for MISSLGCPDVPCIFSGDQIGMLDPHQTLFGPHESGQCWNLKDDSKEISELSDQFAPFIGIFGSTKETFINGHFPGTFFRFPLRLQPSQLSGNLYNKQKVLELFESFRADADTVLLFLKSVQDVSLHVREAGGTEKLLFRVTASENQALKRERSDSVKILGAAISNYCNKVPSSSITCVTYHINIALEDESAKDAQGTSWLVCNSVGGRGINSKLDSLADELKFVPIIGIAMSLSSRDDEEKGATSDFSGKAFCFLPLPPGEESKTGLPVHISGFFGLTDNRRSIKWRELDQWRDPAALWNEFLIVNVVPKAYATLILDSIKRLETEKSSDFPLSVDVIYRLWPDASKVKVHWRPLLEPLFDELLQNAVLHSVSHDWVRLEQAYFSELDDGSECTKSVLSYLQSSGKQIVKAPANLAAALQLAASSGRPVRKVTPAWVRQVLRKCAQPGCAGEKLHLLEFVLSDQAYSDLLGLELLPLQSGHFVPFSSSVSDQDVIYITSEDYPRSLFPGLEGRFISDNLKPHLLAALKEAAQTRAQQLLWGYSGRPCTQLQLLNPERFARLIKEVMNTFWPGRELIVQWYPFDEDKNHPSVSWLKMVWKNLYIHFSEDLTLFDEMPLIPRTTLEEGQTCVELIRLRVPSLVILDDESEVQLPEFLADIVQKLGGIVLKKLDASIQHPLIKKYIHSPLPSAVLQIMEKMPLQKLCNQIASLLPTHKDALRKFLASLTESSEKEKRIIQELTIFKRINHLSDQGVSSYTKLKGCKVLHHTAALPADLRLSVSVIDSSDEATIRLANLLKIEKLKTTSCLKLILRDIENAFYSHEEITHLMLWILENLSSLKNENPNVLDWLMPLKFIQISQEHMVSASELFDPDVEVLKDLFFNEEETCFPPSVFTSPDILHSLRQIGLKNECSLKEKDIVQVAKKIEALQACSCPQDILLKKAKTLLLVLNKNHALLQSSEGKMTLKKIKWVPACKERPPNYPGSLVWKGNLCNLCVPPDMCDVAHAILVGSSLPLVESTHIHLEKALGIFTKPSISAVLKHFKIVVDWYTSKTFSDEDYYQFQHILLEIYGFMHDHLDEGKDAFRALKFPWVWTGKKFCPLTQAVIKPFHDLDLQPYLHSVPKTMAKFHQLFKACGSIEELTSDHISMVIQKIYLKSDQDLSEQESKQNLHLMLNIIRWLYSNQIPASPNTPVPIHHSRNPSKLIMKPIHECCYCDIKVDDLNDLLEDSVEPIILVHEDIPMKTAEWLKVPCLSTRLINPENMGFEQSGQREPLTVRIKNILEEYPSVADIFKELLQNADDANATECSFMIDMRRNMDIRENLLDPGMAACHGPALWSFNNSEFSDSDFVNITRLGESLKRGEVDKVGKFGLGFNSVYHITDIPIIMSREFMIMFDPNINHISKHIKDRSNPGIKINWSKQQKRLRKFPNQFKPFIDVFGCHLPLTIEAPYSYNGTLFRLSFRTQQEAKVSEVSSTCYNTADIYSLVDEFSLCGHRLIIFTQSVNSMYLKYLKIEETNPSLAQDTIVIKKKPCSSKALHVPVLSVLKEAAELMKTCSSSNKKVPADVPKSSCILQITVEEFHHVFRRIADLQSPLFRGPDDDPAAFFEMAKSGQSKKPSDELPQKTVECTTWLLCTCMDTGEALKFSLSESGRRLGLVPCGAVGVLLSEVQDQTWAVKPHVGEVFCYLPLRIKTGLPVHINGCFAVTSNRKEIWKTDTKGRWNTTFMRRVIVKAYLEAVSVLRDLAISGELVDYTYYAVWPDPDLVHDDFSVICQGFYEDIAHEKGRELTRVFSDGSMWVSMRNVRFLDDSILKRRDVGPAAFKIFLKYLKKTGSKNLCAVELPSSVKLGFEEAGCKQILLENTFSEKQFFSEVFFPNIQEIEPELRDPLMNFVLNEKVDEFSGILRVTPCIPCSLEGHPLVLPSRLIHPEGRVAKLFDTKDGRFPYGSSQDYLNPIILIKLVQLGMAKDDILWDDMLERAESVMEINKSDHVAACLRSSILLSLIDEKLKIRDPRAKDFAAKYQTIPFLPFLTKPAGFSLDWKGNGFKPETMFAATDLYTAEHQDIVCLLQPILNENSHSFRGCGSVPLAVKEFLGLLRKPTVDLVISQLKEVAKSVDDGITLYQENITNACYKYLHEAMMQNEITKISITEKLKPFSFILVENAYVDTEKVAFHLNFEAAPYLYQLPNKYKNNFRELFESVGVRQSFTVEDFALVLESIDQEKGTKQVTEENFQLCRRIISEGIWSLIREKKQEFCEKNYGKILLPDTNLKLLPAKSLCYNDCPWIKVKDTTVKYCHADIPREVAVKLGAVPKRHKALERYASNICFPTLGTEFGQKEKLTSRIKSILNAYPSEKEMLKELLQNADDAKATEICFVFDPRQHPVDRIFDDKWAPLQGPALCVYNNQPFTEDDVRGIQNLGKGTKEGNPYKTGQYGIGFNSVYHITDCPSFISGNDILCIFDPHARFAPGATSVSPGRMFRDLDADFRTQFSDVLDLYLGTHFKLDNCTMFRFPLRNAEMAKGSEISSVPSSDRMVQNLLDKLRSDGAELLMFLNHMEKISICEIDKATGALNVLYSVKGKITDGDRLKRKQFHASVIDSVTKKRQLKDIPVQQITYTMDTEDSEGNLTTWLVCNRSGFSSMEKVSKSVISAHKNQDITLFPRGGVAACITHNYKKPHRAFCFLPLSLETGLPFHVNGHFALDSARRNLWRDDNGVGVRSDWNNSLMTALIAPAYVELLIQLKKRYFPGSDPTLSVLQNTPIHVVKDTLKKFLSFFPVNRLDLQPDLYCLVKALYSCIHEDMKRLLPVVRAPNIDGSDLHSAVIITWINMSTSNKTRPFFDNLLQDELQHLKNADYNITTRKTVAENVYRLKHLLLEIGFNLVYNCDETANLYHCLIDADIPVSYVTPADVRSFLMTFSSPDTNCHIGKLPCRLQQTNLKLFHSLKLLVDYCFKDAEENGIEVEGLPLLITLDSVLQTFDAKRPKFLTTYHELIPSRKDLFMNTLYLKYSTILLNCKVAKVFDISSFADLLPSVLPREYKTKNCTKWKDNFASESWLKNAWHFISESVTVKEDQEETKPMFDVVVDTLKDWALLPGTKFTVSASHLVVPEGDVLLPLSLMHIAVFPNAQSDKVFHALMKAGCIQLALNKICSKDSAFVPLLSCHTANIESPTSILKAVHYMVQSSTFRSEKLVENDFEALLMYFNCNLSDLMSQDDIKVLKSLPCYKSISGRYMNIAKFGTSYVLTKSIPSAEVEKWTQSSSSAFLEEKIHLKELYEVLGCVPVDDLEVYLKHLLPKIENLSYDAKLEHLIYLKNRLSSIEELSEIKEQLFEKLESLLIIHDANSRLKQAKHFYDRTVRVFEVMLPEKLFIPKDFFKKLEQLIKPKNPVAFMTSWVEFLRNIGLKYILSQQQLLQFAKEISVRANTENWSKETLQNTVDILLHHIFQERMDLLSGNFLKELSLIPFLCPERAPAEFIRFHPQYQEVNGTLPLIKFNGAQVNPKFKQCDVLQLLWTSCPILPEKATPLAIKEQEDSDLGPQEQLEQVLSMLSVNLDPPLDKVINNCRNICSITTLDEEMVKTRAKVLRSIYEFLSAEKREFRFQLRGVAFVMVEDGWKLLKPEEVVINLEYESDFKPYLYKLPLELGTFHQLFKHLGTEDIISTKQYVEVLSRIFKNSEGKQLDPNEMRTVKRVVSGLFRSLQNDSVKVRGDLENVRDLTLYLPSQDGRLVKSSILVFDDAPHYKSRIQGNIGVQMLVDLSQCYLGKDHGFHTKLIMLFPQKLRPRLLSSILEEQLDEETPKVCQFGALCSLQGRLQLLLSSEQFITGLIRIMKHENDNAFLANEEKAIRLCKTLREGLKVSCFEKLQTTLRVKGFNPIPHSRSETFAFLKRFGNAVILLYIQHSDSKDINFLLALAMTLKSATDNLISDTSYLIAMLGCNDIYRISEKLDSLGVKYDSSEPSKLELPMPGTPIPAEIHYTLLMDPMNVFYPGEYVGYLVDAEGGDIYGSYQPTYTYAIIVQEVEREDADNSSFLGKIYQIDIGYSEYKIVSSLDLYKFSRPEESSQSRDSAPSTPTSPTEFLAPGLRSIPPLSSGKESHKTSSSKHHFPKKLKVNSLPEILKEVTSVVEQAWKLPESERKKIIRRLYLKWHPDKNPENHDIANEVFKHLQNEISRLEKQAFLDQNADRASRRTFPTSASRFQSDKYSFQRFYTSWNQEATSHKSERQQQNKEKCPPPPGQTYSQRFFVPPTFKSVGNPVEARRWLRQARANFSAARNDLHKNANEWVCFKCYLSTKLALIAADYAVRGKSDKDVKPTALAQKIEEYSQQLDGLTNDVHTLEAYGVDSLKTRYPDLLPFPQIPNDRFTSEVAMRVMECTACIIIKLENFIQQKV